A single window of Thermodesulfobacteriota bacterium DNA harbors:
- a CDS encoding AAA family ATPase — translation MPLNLLHALLALDLHSPRRAATDVARLLEEALDQRLPQRTTTDSCGDAAKAAPVEDRAGMQLEAIELANFLQFRQVVVDLRSDSIRPVILIEAPNGYGKSALVRAVRFALAGERESEDIPYFVHADTPGRQAEVKVVLRFRSQAYSQIEIRRLQKYHRVGNGWARSGADDLAVRVADRPMHGHDAAQWLEALFPKQLLDYFVFDAESSVVQKLSGQKGTELPPIQDVVETALAIRPLRDLAKWCDDYSRKTSKKARQRRDEVEREGRRRRDLEETAERLRRKEADERQSIIDIERELSQAQKEVDTYSGKGQPEQRRRRDNLLRELERARERQKRAEQERHEIVTELLPLALIGLSIRPTPTTAQVSKSADWRQGTNDTITAIAKAVSGAGFPWVRRPPPPYDEILEALRETVGIPATEDQNRARRQEERLASLRQPVEAAGRKLRSLLQQADSGNRWAERVREIQQEIDDLAYPVAETPWIERYAEASQRKNGLEQKLQAAREELKRSGGELESVREALTAAGPGASTVVNEIDNIEQRSRLADAAGQGLGAIADHMLKERVSRLEIEASQMLIRTAHKHDVLARLKVDRRTYRYAVVDKNDNPAPAGRSTGERNLLALCLVHAIREAAGARLPMVIEAPLRVLDPEHREAVLREMLAKCTAQMVLLVTPEEIPAHPSYSIRNQVAQRLKMIRGGSGEQTDIIDCPEAVHA, via the coding sequence TTGCCCCTCAATCTGCTCCATGCCCTGCTGGCACTGGATCTTCACAGCCCGCGCCGTGCAGCGACAGACGTCGCCCGCCTGCTTGAAGAGGCACTGGACCAAAGACTGCCCCAGCGCACCACCACGGACAGCTGTGGAGATGCGGCCAAAGCGGCGCCAGTGGAAGACCGAGCTGGAATGCAGCTCGAAGCCATCGAACTGGCCAACTTTCTCCAGTTCAGGCAGGTGGTCGTCGATCTGCGGTCGGACAGCATTCGGCCAGTGATTCTCATTGAGGCGCCCAACGGCTACGGCAAGTCAGCGCTCGTCCGCGCTGTTCGCTTCGCGCTTGCAGGGGAAAGGGAGAGCGAGGACATCCCTTACTTCGTCCATGCCGACACGCCTGGCCGCCAGGCCGAAGTCAAGGTCGTCCTTCGATTTCGCTCGCAAGCGTATAGTCAGATTGAGATCCGCCGATTACAAAAATATCACCGGGTGGGGAATGGCTGGGCACGCTCGGGGGCGGATGACCTCGCCGTTCGAGTGGCTGATCGTCCGATGCATGGCCATGATGCCGCCCAGTGGCTCGAGGCCCTGTTTCCGAAACAGCTCTTGGACTACTTCGTCTTCGATGCGGAGAGCAGCGTGGTACAGAAGTTGTCCGGCCAAAAGGGTACAGAACTTCCGCCTATCCAGGACGTCGTGGAGACCGCGCTCGCCATTCGGCCGTTGCGCGACCTTGCGAAGTGGTGCGATGACTATTCGCGCAAGACAAGCAAGAAGGCTCGCCAACGACGGGACGAGGTGGAGAGGGAAGGGAGGCGTCGGCGGGATCTTGAAGAGACAGCGGAACGTCTGCGCCGCAAGGAAGCGGACGAACGGCAATCCATCATTGATATTGAGCGCGAGTTGAGCCAGGCGCAGAAGGAGGTCGACACCTACAGCGGCAAGGGGCAGCCGGAGCAGCGTCGACGCCGGGACAACCTTCTCCGCGAACTGGAACGTGCAAGAGAAAGGCAAAAACGGGCCGAGCAGGAGCGCCATGAGATTGTGACCGAGTTGCTGCCGCTTGCTCTGATCGGGCTTTCGATTCGGCCTACGCCCACGACCGCGCAAGTCAGCAAGTCGGCCGATTGGCGCCAAGGAACAAACGATACCATTACGGCGATCGCGAAGGCTGTTTCGGGAGCTGGCTTCCCATGGGTACGCCGGCCGCCTCCGCCATACGATGAGATCCTCGAAGCGTTGCGCGAAACCGTAGGAATTCCCGCAACCGAGGATCAAAACCGGGCCCGGCGGCAGGAGGAGCGTCTGGCGTCCCTACGACAGCCGGTAGAGGCCGCCGGCCGCAAGCTCCGCAGCCTCCTGCAGCAGGCGGATAGTGGAAACCGCTGGGCAGAGCGTGTGCGGGAGATCCAACAGGAAATCGATGACCTGGCGTACCCGGTCGCGGAGACGCCATGGATCGAACGGTATGCGGAGGCCTCACAACGCAAGAATGGCCTGGAGCAGAAGCTCCAAGCAGCGCGGGAAGAGCTCAAGCGCTCGGGCGGGGAGCTCGAGTCGGTGCGAGAGGCGTTGACAGCGGCAGGGCCGGGAGCCTCGACCGTGGTGAATGAGATCGACAACATCGAACAACGATCCCGGTTGGCCGACGCCGCCGGCCAGGGGCTGGGCGCCATTGCCGATCACATGCTTAAGGAGCGCGTGAGCAGGCTCGAAATCGAGGCTTCGCAAATGCTCATTCGCACCGCCCACAAACACGATGTTCTGGCCCGCCTGAAGGTCGATCGGCGCACCTATCGTTACGCCGTGGTCGACAAGAACGACAATCCTGCGCCTGCCGGTCGCTCCACTGGCGAGCGCAACCTTCTGGCCCTTTGCCTCGTCCATGCGATCCGAGAGGCCGCGGGCGCACGCTTGCCGATGGTCATCGAGGCGCCGTTACGCGTGCTTGATCCCGAGCACCGAGAAGCCGTCCTGCGCGAGATGCTGGCGAAGTGCACCGCCCAGATGGTGTTGCTCGTCACCCCAGAGGAAATCCCTGCCCACCCCAGCTACTCGATCCGCAACCAGGTGGCACAACGCCTGAAAATGATTCGTGGTGGCAGTGGCGAGCAGACGGACATCATAGACTGTCCGGAGGCTGTCCATGCCTGA
- a CDS encoding bifunctional 3,4-dihydroxy-2-butanone-4-phosphate synthase/GTP cyclohydrolase II: MPVSRIEDVIEDIRSGKMIILVDDEDRENEGDLCMAAQMVTPEAINFMARYGRGLICLTMTPEHIERLRLPMMVRDNQSPYGTAFTVSIEARTGVTTGISAADRARTIQVAVREDVRPDDLVSPGHVFPLRARRGGVLVRTGQTEGSVDLARLAGLRPAGVICEIMKEDGTMARMPDLEAFAATHDLRIATIADLVAYRLRNESFVHRAAETRLPSRYGGEFTAVVYTNDVDNLEHLALVKGTIAPEAEVMVRVHSECLTGDVFGSLRCDCGAQLHAAMEMVADEGCGVILYMHQEGRGIGLVNKLKAYALQDQGLDTVEANVQLGFKPDLRDYGVGAQILRDLGVKKMRLITNNPKKIVGLQGYGLEVVDRLPIEIEPLPENLRYLQCKKDKLGHMLGLIPTRMQDPDGGP; encoded by the coding sequence ATGCCGGTGAGCAGGATTGAGGATGTCATCGAGGACATCCGGTCCGGCAAGATGATCATCCTGGTGGACGATGAGGACCGGGAGAACGAAGGCGACCTGTGCATGGCCGCCCAGATGGTCACCCCCGAGGCCATCAACTTCATGGCCCGGTACGGCCGTGGCCTCATCTGCCTGACCATGACCCCGGAGCACATCGAGCGGCTGCGGCTGCCGATGATGGTGCGGGACAACCAGTCGCCTTACGGCACCGCGTTCACGGTCAGCATCGAGGCCCGCACCGGGGTCACCACCGGCATCTCCGCCGCCGACCGGGCCCGGACCATCCAGGTGGCGGTGCGGGAGGACGTGCGGCCTGACGATCTGGTGAGCCCGGGCCATGTCTTTCCCCTGCGGGCCCGCCGGGGCGGGGTGCTGGTGCGCACCGGCCAGACGGAAGGCTCGGTGGATCTGGCCCGCCTGGCGGGCTTGCGGCCCGCCGGCGTGATCTGCGAGATCATGAAGGAGGACGGCACCATGGCCCGCATGCCGGACCTGGAGGCCTTTGCCGCCACCCATGACCTCAGGATCGCCACCATCGCCGATCTGGTGGCCTACCGGCTCCGGAACGAAAGCTTCGTGCACCGCGCCGCCGAGACCAGGCTGCCCAGCCGCTACGGCGGCGAGTTCACGGCCGTGGTCTACACCAACGACGTGGACAACCTGGAGCACCTGGCCCTGGTGAAGGGCACCATCGCCCCCGAGGCAGAGGTCATGGTCCGGGTACACTCCGAGTGCCTGACCGGTGACGTCTTCGGCTCCCTGCGCTGTGATTGTGGCGCCCAGCTGCACGCCGCCATGGAGATGGTGGCCGACGAGGGCTGCGGGGTGATCCTCTACATGCACCAGGAGGGCCGGGGGATCGGTCTGGTCAACAAGCTCAAGGCCTATGCCCTCCAGGATCAGGGCCTGGACACCGTGGAGGCCAACGTGCAGCTGGGCTTCAAGCCCGACCTGCGGGACTACGGGGTGGGGGCGCAGATCCTCCGGGACCTGGGGGTGAAGAAGATGCGGCTCATCACCAACAATCCCAAGAAGATCGTCGGGCTGCAGGGCTACGGCCTGGAGGTGGTGGACCGCCTGCCCATCGAGATCGAGCCCCTGCCCGAGAACCTGCGCTACCTCCAGTGCAAGAAGGACAAGCTCGGCCACATGCTGGGCCTCATCCCGACCCGGATGCAGGACCCGGACGGCGGACCGTGA
- a CDS encoding riboflavin synthase, whose translation MFTGIIQGQGRLRERRPQGQGMVFVLEADFDLADPQEGESIAVNGVCLTARDIRGRRFAVDVSPETLSRTNLGAVAAGAAVNLERALRLADRLGGHLVSGHVDAVAQVLERKPLGDFVLFSFSLPEAQARYVIEKGSIAVDGISLTVNACDERSFAVSIIPHTLKITTLGDRQPGDTVNLEVDIIGKYVERLLGPLAGTRKAGGIDPAFLAEHGFWR comes from the coding sequence ATGTTCACCGGCATCATCCAGGGCCAGGGCCGGCTGCGGGAGCGGCGGCCCCAGGGCCAGGGCATGGTCTTTGTGCTGGAGGCGGATTTCGATCTGGCGGATCCCCAGGAAGGGGAGAGCATTGCCGTGAACGGCGTCTGTCTCACCGCCCGGGATATCCGCGGCCGCCGCTTTGCGGTGGATGTCTCGCCGGAGACCCTTTCCCGCACCAACCTGGGGGCAGTAGCCGCCGGCGCCGCGGTCAATCTGGAGCGCGCCCTGCGCCTGGCGGACCGGCTGGGGGGGCATCTGGTGAGCGGCCACGTGGACGCGGTGGCCCAGGTTCTGGAGCGAAAGCCCCTGGGCGATTTCGTCCTCTTCTCCTTCAGTCTGCCGGAGGCCCAGGCCCGCTATGTCATCGAAAAGGGCTCCATCGCGGTGGACGGCATCAGCCTCACCGTGAATGCCTGCGACGAGCGGTCCTTTGCCGTCTCCATCATTCCCCACACCCTGAAGATCACCACCCTGGGGGACAGACAGCCCGGGGATACCGTCAACCTCGAGGTGGACATCATCGGCAAGTATGTGGAAAGGCTCCTGGGACCGCTGGCCGGGACCAGGAAGGCGGGCGGCATCGACCCGGCCTTCCTGGCCGAGCACGGCTTCTGGCGCTGA
- the ribD gene encoding bifunctional diaminohydroxyphosphoribosylaminopyrimidine deaminase/5-amino-6-(5-phosphoribosylamino)uracil reductase RibD, with protein MARPEAADAAFMRLALAEARKGLGRTAPNPAVGAVVVAGGQVVGRGFHRRAGTPHAEVHALAAAGARARGATLYVTLEPCHHTGRTPPCTGAVLAAGIRRLVVGAQDPNPTVIGGGAAFLAKQGIEVVSGVLAGPCQELIAPFAKHVATGLPWVVLKAGMTLDGRIATACGHSQWITGERARREVHRLRDRLDAVLVGIGTALADDPQLTCRLPRGRDPLRVVLDSQARLPATCRMLTQGSAAATWLFCGPEAPEERRVALAQAGCRVVTVPRTAGGGLDLASVLGELGRAGITSLLVEGGSRVHGAFLAAGLADRCLFFVAPRLLGGDGLPVVAGFAARRVEDGLALRDVTIRHCGADFLVSGTPVRSRQP; from the coding sequence ATGGCGAGGCCTGAGGCCGCTGACGCCGCCTTCATGCGCCTGGCCCTGGCCGAGGCCAGAAAGGGCCTGGGTCGCACCGCCCCCAACCCGGCGGTGGGGGCGGTGGTGGTGGCGGGCGGCCAGGTGGTGGGCCGGGGCTTCCACCGGCGGGCCGGCACCCCCCATGCCGAGGTGCACGCCCTGGCGGCGGCCGGTGCACGGGCCCGGGGCGCGACCCTTTATGTCACCCTGGAGCCGTGCCACCATACCGGCCGCACTCCGCCCTGCACCGGCGCGGTGCTGGCGGCCGGCATCCGGCGGCTGGTGGTGGGCGCCCAGGATCCCAACCCCACGGTGATTGGCGGCGGGGCCGCCTTTCTCGCCAAACAGGGCATCGAGGTGGTGTCCGGGGTCCTGGCCGGGCCCTGCCAGGAGCTCATCGCGCCCTTTGCCAAGCACGTGGCAACCGGCCTGCCCTGGGTGGTGCTCAAGGCCGGCATGACCCTGGACGGCCGCATCGCCACGGCCTGCGGCCACAGCCAGTGGATTACCGGCGAGCGCGCCCGGCGCGAGGTGCACCGGCTGCGGGATCGCCTGGACGCCGTGCTGGTGGGCATCGGCACTGCCCTGGCCGACGACCCCCAGCTCACCTGCCGGCTGCCCCGGGGCCGGGATCCGCTACGGGTGGTGCTGGACAGCCAGGCCCGGCTGCCGGCCACCTGCCGCATGCTCACCCAGGGATCCGCCGCCGCCACCTGGCTGTTCTGCGGCCCGGAGGCCCCGGAGGAGCGGCGGGTCGCCCTGGCGCAGGCCGGCTGCCGGGTGGTGACCGTGCCCCGGACCGCCGGCGGCGGGCTGGATCTGGCATCGGTGCTCGGGGAGCTGGGCCGGGCCGGCATCACCTCGCTCCTGGTGGAAGGGGGCAGCCGGGTGCACGGCGCCTTTCTGGCGGCGGGTCTCGCGGACCGCTGCCTGTTCTTCGTGGCCCCCCGCTTGCTGGGCGGCGATGGCCTGCCGGTGGTGGCGGGTTTCGCTGCCCGGCGGGTGGAGGACGGCTTGGCGCTGCGGGATGTGACCATCCGGCACTGCGGGGCGGACTTCCTGGTCTCCGGAACACCGGTCAGGAGCAGGCAACCGTGA
- the nrdR gene encoding transcriptional regulator NrdR has product MKCPYCGHFENRVVDSRLNKEYTITRRRRLCEGCNRRFTTYERLEMLLPMVVKKDGRREAYDRHKVVEGMKKACEKRPVSVTAIEEFADDLERELQDSGEREIPSGWIGERVVDGLRRMDDVAYVRFASVYRQFKDINEFMEELKNVLASREAERGHGEA; this is encoded by the coding sequence ATGAAGTGTCCCTACTGCGGTCATTTCGAGAACCGGGTGGTGGATTCCCGCCTCAACAAGGAGTACACCATCACCCGCCGCCGCCGGCTCTGCGAGGGCTGCAACCGCCGCTTCACCACCTACGAGCGGCTGGAGATGCTCCTGCCCATGGTGGTCAAAAAGGACGGCCGCCGGGAGGCCTATGACCGCCACAAGGTGGTGGAGGGCATGAAGAAGGCCTGCGAGAAGCGGCCGGTGTCGGTCACCGCCATCGAGGAGTTCGCGGACGATCTGGAGCGGGAGCTGCAGGATTCGGGGGAGCGGGAGATCCCCTCCGGCTGGATCGGCGAGCGGGTGGTGGACGGCCTGAGGCGCATGGACGACGTGGCCTATGTGCGCTTTGCCTCCGTCTACCGGCAGTTCAAGGACATCAACGAGTTCATGGAAGAGCTCAAGAACGTTCTGGCCAGCCGGGAGGCCGAGCGGGGTCATGGCGAGGCCTGA
- a CDS encoding cytidine/deoxycytidylate deaminase family protein: protein MSDSPPGRPPRPSWDEYFLAIAELVAQRSTCLRRQVGAVLVREKRILTTGYNGAPTRIAHCLDVGCLRADRGVPSGERHELCRGLHAEQNALIQAALYGTPVDGASLYCTNLPCAICTKMLINARLTGIYYRDGYPDELGSSLLAEAGIPLVHLPGKGAI, encoded by the coding sequence ATGAGTGATTCTCCTCCGGGCCGGCCCCCACGCCCCTCCTGGGACGAATACTTCCTGGCCATCGCCGAGCTGGTGGCCCAGCGCTCCACCTGTCTGCGCCGGCAGGTGGGGGCGGTGCTGGTCCGGGAGAAGCGGATCCTGACCACCGGCTACAACGGCGCCCCCACCCGGATCGCCCACTGCCTGGACGTGGGCTGTCTGCGGGCGGACCGCGGCGTGCCCTCCGGCGAGCGCCACGAGCTGTGCCGGGGCCTGCACGCCGAGCAGAACGCCCTCATCCAGGCCGCCCTGTACGGCACGCCGGTCGACGGCGCCAGCCTCTACTGCACCAATCTGCCCTGCGCCATCTGCACCAAGATGCTGATCAATGCCCGCCTGACCGGCATCTATTACCGGGATGGCTATCCGGACGAGCTGGGCTCCAGCCTCCTGGCCGAGGCCGGCATTCCCCTGGTGCATCTGCCGGGCAAGGGGGCGATATGA
- the glyA gene encoding serine hydroxymethyltransferase: MSFLKDTDPEIYRAIQCELERQSFQLELIASENIVSEAVLEAQGSIFTNKYAEGYPAKRYYGGCDYADQVESLAMERARTLFGAEYANVQPHSGSQANMAVYMATLHPGDTILGMSLAHGGHLTHGAHANFSGRLYKVVSYGVDRSTERIDFDEVERLAKAHRPKMIVAGASAYPRIIDFAAFRRIADEVEALFMVDMAHIAGLVAAGVHPSPVPHADFVTSTTHKTLRGPRGGLILAREKYGRLINSQIFPGIQGGPLVHVIAAKAVSLKEAMGERFQQDQIRVVANAQALAAGLTAQGFRIVSGGTDNHLLLVDLTGKGLTGREAEGALEQAGLTVNKNAIPFDTRSPVVTSGIRIGTAAVTSRGLGVPEMGRIVEWIDQALASRNDPEALGRIRLAVRELCARFPIYPSLSRSDE, encoded by the coding sequence GTGTCGTTTCTCAAGGATACCGATCCCGAGATCTACCGGGCCATCCAGTGCGAGCTGGAGCGCCAGTCCTTTCAGCTGGAGCTCATCGCCTCGGAGAACATCGTCAGCGAGGCGGTGCTGGAGGCCCAGGGCAGCATCTTCACCAACAAGTACGCAGAGGGCTACCCGGCCAAGCGCTACTACGGCGGCTGCGACTACGCCGACCAGGTGGAGTCCCTGGCCATGGAGCGCGCCCGCACCCTGTTCGGTGCCGAGTACGCCAATGTCCAGCCCCACTCCGGCAGCCAGGCCAATATGGCGGTCTACATGGCCACCCTCCACCCCGGCGACACCATCCTGGGCATGAGCCTGGCCCACGGCGGTCACCTGACCCACGGGGCCCATGCCAACTTCTCCGGCCGGCTGTACAAGGTGGTCTCGTACGGGGTGGATCGCAGCACCGAGCGCATCGACTTCGACGAGGTGGAGCGGCTGGCCAAGGCGCACCGGCCAAAGATGATCGTCGCCGGCGCCAGCGCCTACCCCCGGATCATCGATTTCGCTGCCTTCCGCCGCATCGCCGACGAGGTGGAGGCCCTGTTCATGGTGGACATGGCCCATATTGCCGGTCTGGTGGCCGCCGGCGTCCATCCGTCGCCGGTGCCCCACGCCGATTTCGTCACCAGCACCACCCACAAGACCCTGCGCGGCCCCCGGGGCGGGCTGATTCTGGCCCGGGAGAAGTATGGCCGTCTCATCAACAGTCAGATCTTCCCCGGCATCCAGGGCGGGCCGCTGGTGCATGTCATCGCCGCCAAGGCCGTAAGCCTCAAGGAGGCCATGGGGGAGCGGTTCCAGCAGGATCAGATCCGGGTGGTGGCCAATGCCCAGGCCCTGGCTGCGGGGCTTACGGCCCAAGGCTTCCGTATCGTCTCGGGCGGCACCGACAACCACCTTCTCCTGGTGGACCTGACCGGCAAGGGCCTCACCGGCCGGGAGGCGGAGGGGGCCCTGGAGCAGGCCGGCCTTACCGTCAACAAGAACGCCATCCCCTTCGACACCCGCAGCCCGGTGGTGACCTCCGGCATCCGCATCGGTACGGCAGCGGTCACCAGCCGCGGCCTCGGTGTGCCGGAGATGGGCCGGATCGTGGAGTGGATCGACCAGGCCCTGGCCAGCCGCAACGATCCGGAGGCCTTGGGCCGGATCCGCCTCGCGGTCCGGGAGCTGTGCGCGCGCTTCCCCATCTATCCGTCTCTTTCCCGCAGCGATGAGTGA
- the rpiB gene encoding ribose 5-phosphate isomerase B, which produces MRIAIGSDHGGVDLKCRLLAVLAELGHEILDQGCDSSASVDYPHFAQAVCALVRDGQADRGVLVCGTGIGMSMAANRFDGIRAALCHELFTARMSREHNDANVLCLGGRVVGPGLAEEMLKVWLATEFAGGRHLRRIRMFD; this is translated from the coding sequence GTGAGGATTGCCATCGGCTCGGACCACGGCGGTGTGGACCTCAAGTGCCGCCTTTTGGCGGTGCTGGCCGAGCTCGGCCACGAGATCCTTGATCAGGGCTGCGATTCGTCGGCCTCCGTGGACTACCCCCACTTCGCCCAGGCGGTCTGCGCCCTGGTGCGGGATGGCCAGGCCGACCGGGGGGTGCTGGTCTGCGGCACCGGTATCGGCATGTCCATGGCGGCCAACCGCTTCGATGGCATCCGGGCGGCGCTGTGCCACGAGCTGTTCACCGCCCGGATGAGCCGGGAGCACAACGACGCCAATGTCTTGTGTCTGGGCGGCCGGGTGGTGGGGCCGGGCCTGGCCGAGGAGATGCTCAAGGTCTGGCTGGCCACCGAGTTTGCCGGCGGCCGGCATCTGCGGCGGATCCGGATGTTTGACTGA